A region of the Hydra vulgaris chromosome 12, alternate assembly HydraT2T_AEP genome:
aaaacagaaGTTGGATACATTAAGTACATACTTATAGCAATTAGTGTAGGGATAGTCATAGCGAACGCCGTTCCTTCGAAATTGCTCAATACGGATCCTTGCGTTAAAATCCCAAAACTTAAGGCACCGACACTAGAAAATATAACCTTTATAATAGTACAAATTCCATAAGATGCGCAtgttattactttatatttttctggATGAATCATTGTTGCTTCCATAACTGGAATTGCAAGATGGAGATTGTAAGAGTTTATTATGATTCCGAAcccaataaaaaaatggtttatggAAAATGTTGGGTTCATGTGTTGATAAGTCCATTCTTGCCATTTTGTTACCATAAGCACAAATGCTAAAATAGTGCCAACAACAAAAAATCCTAAAGAGAAAAAACCAAACCATGATAAAATTGACATGCGTGGAATAAAAAAGAGGGGAAATGCAGCGCAAATCCATAAAACTGCCCAGATTCGTTTATCAAAGTGTACAACGTTTCGTAGTAAATCAACTGTTATTtgagaacaaaaaattaatatataaatatctgaCATCACATTGCTTGCAACAAAAAACTTCATTATGGTTTCTCCATGCCACGAAATACAATCGCTACCCATATCAACATAGCTTTGGTACACTCGTTTTTTAACACCATCTTTAGAAACTTGATACTGACATTCGTTTATTAACATGCACGTGTAACACATGAGCGCACCAATTACCGCAATCATTACAAGAGCAGTTACTCCGTAGTGTGCCGTTAGAAATGGCAAAGCA
Encoded here:
- the LOC124807749 gene encoding vesicular GABA transporter-like isoform X2, producing the protein MEPDSNKSNQFEVSENVDNFSVNFQNSYDYYKPKSVSFGVNSQVNEKSVLLSGKTDQKARFDANASFFQSSHVLTQSSILGFNSATVARIGQKDFEASKTVSLVHIPSDDRRISNIIFFFSSQSMITSLSVYALPFLTAHYGVTALVMIAVIGALMCYTCMLINECQYQVSKDGVKKRVYQSYVDMGSDCISWHGETIMKFFVASNVMSDIYILIFCSQITVDLLRNVVHFDKRIWAVLWICAAFPLFFIPRMSILSWFGFFSLGFFVVGTILAFVLMVTKWQEWTYQHMNPTFSINHFFIGFGIIINSYNLHLAIPVMEATMIHPEKYKVITCASYGICTIIKVIFSSVGALSFGILTQGSVLSNFEGTAFAMTIPTLIAISMYLMYPTSVFVVFDMADNFLLPKLPYFNKSTNKRKLWIFISRFLTTGFILLVTICVPNFEMVTSFVGNVRGTFITIILPVYFYLKIRRRHLSLFSKIFHWMLIIVSFVFGFAGASFAIYGIVKG